GCTCGAACGACGACAACAACACCCAGTACTTCTTCAAGGGCGCGATGAACGCCCTGCAGCCGTACATCGACAAGAAGCAGATCGTCATCAAGTCGGGCCAGACGAAGCTCAACCAGGTGACCACCCTGCGCTGGGACGGCGGCACCGCCCAGAAGCGCATGGACGACCTGCTCACCTCGGCGTACAAGAGCGCCAAGGTCGACGCGGTGCTCTCGCCCTACGACGGCATCTCCATCGGCATCCTGTCCGCGCTGAAGTCGGACGACTACGGCTCCAAGAGCAAGCCGCTGCCGATCGTCACGGGCCAGGACGCCGAGGTCGCCTCGGTCAAGTCGATCATCGCCGACCAGCAGACGCAGACGGTCTACAAGGACACCCGCAAGCTCGCCGAGGTCGCCGCCAACATGGTCGACTCCGTGCTGCAGGACAAGAAGCCCGAGACGAACGACACGAAGACGTACGACAACGGCGCGAAGGTCGTTCCCGCGTACCTGCTGGACCCGGTCAACGTCGACAAGTCCAACTACAAGGAAGTTGTCGTCGACTCGGGCTACATCAAGGAAAGCGACCTCAAGTAACAACCGCCGTTCTCTAGGGATTGGAAGGCACGACCATGGCGGGACCCGTCCTGGAAATGCGCTCGATCGTCAAGACCTTTCCCGGCGTCAAGGCGCTGTCGGACGTCTCCCTGAGCGTCCGGCCGGGCGAGGTCCACGCCATCTGCGGGGAGAACGGCGCCGGGAAGTCGACCCTCATGAAGGTCCTCTCCGGCGTCCACCCGCACGGGACCTACGAGGGCGACATCCTCTTCGAGGGTGAGTCCTGCAGGTTCAAGGACATCAGGGCGAGCGAGCAGCACGGCATTGTGATCATCCACCAGGAGCTCGCCCTGGTGCCCTACCTCTCCATCGCGGAGAACATCTTTCTCGGCAACGAGCACGCCACGCGCGGGTTCATCAGCTGGACCGAGACGCTGAGGCACGCGACCGAACTGCTGCGGCGGGTCGGGCTCGACGAGCACCCCGACACCCGTGTCGCCGACATCGGTGTGGGCAAGCAGCAGCTCGTCGAGATCGCGAAGGCGCTGTCGAAGAAGGTGAAGCTGCTGATCCTCGACGAGCCGACGGCGGCTCTGAACGACGAGGACAGCGGCAAGCTCCTGGAGCTCATCCTGGGCCTCAAGGACCAGGGCATCACCTCGATCATCATCTCGCACAAGCTCAACGAGATCGAGACGGTCGCGGACTCGGTGACCATCCTGCGCGACGGGCGGTCCATCGAGACCCTCGACGTGAAGGCCGCGGAGACCACCGAGGACCGGATCATCAGCGGCATGGTCGGACGCGACCTCGACCACCGCTTCCCCGAGCGCACCCCGCACGAACCCGAGGTGGGCGCGGCGCCGGCCCTGGAGATCCGCAACTGGACCGTGCACCACCCGATCGACCAGCAGCGCAAGGTCGTCGACGACGTGTCGATCCAGGTGCGCCGCGGGGAGATCGTCGGTATCGCCGGGCTGATGGGCGCCGGGCGCACCGAGCTGGCGATGAGCGTCTTCGGGCGCACCTACGGCCGGTACGCGGGCGGCACCGTCTTCAAGGACGGCAAGGAGATCCGTACGAAGACGGTGTCCGACGCGGTCAAGCACGGCATCGCGTACGTGACCGAGGACCGCAAGCACTTCGGTCTGAACCTCATCGACACCATCAACCGGAACATCTCGCTCAGCGCGCTGGGCAAGGTCGCCAAGGGCGGTGTGGTCGACGAGCACCAGGAGCGGCAGGTCTCCGAGGGCTTCCGCAAGTCGATGAACATCAAGGCGCCGACCGTCTTCGAACCGGTGGGCAAGCTGTCGGGCGGCAACCAGCAGAAGGTCGTCCTCAGCAAGTGGATCTTCGCGGGTCCCGATGTGCTGATCCTGGACGAGCCGACCCGCGGTATCGACGTGGGCGCCAAGTTCGAGATCTACACGGTCATCGACAAACTGGCCGCCGAGGGCAAGGCGGTCGTCTTCATCTCCTCCGAGCTGCCCGAACTGCTCGGCATGTGCGACCGCATCTACACCATGTCCGCCGGACGGCTGACCGGTGAGGTCCAGCGGGCCGAGGCCACGCAGGAAGTGCTGATGCGCCAGATGACGAAGGACAAGAGGTAACACCGATGAGCACGAATGTGACCGCCAAGTCCCCCGCGCCGGCCCCCGCCGGCAAGGGCGGCTCGACAGGCGGCGGCGACGGCCTCCTGCAGCTGATGATGGACGGCATGCGCCGCAACATGCGGCAGTACGGCATGCTGATCGCGCTGGGCCTGATCGTGGTGCTGTTCGCGGTGTGGACGGACGGCGACCTGCTGCTGCCGCGCAACGTCTCCAACCTGGTGCTGCAGAACAGCTACATCCTGATCCTCGCGATCGGCATGATGCTCGTCATCATCGCGGGCCACATCGACCTGTCGGTCGGCTCGCTCACCGCCTTCGTGGGCGCGGTGGCGGCCGTACTGATGGTCAAGCACGACGTCGACTGGCCGATCGCCGTGGTGCTGTGCCTGCTCCTGGGCGCCGCCGCGGGAGCCGCGCAAGGCTTCTTCATCGCGTATCTGGGCATACCCTCGTTCATCGTCACCCTCGCGGGCATGCTGACCTTCCGCGGCCTCACCGAGATCTTCCTGGAGGGCCAGACGCTCGGCCCGTTCCCCGAGGGTCTGCAGAAGGTCTCCAACGGCTTCCTGCCCGAGGTCGGCCCGGACACCAACTACCACAACCTCACGCTGCTGCTCGGCTTCGCCGTGATCGCTTTCATCGTGCTGCAGGAGTTCCGTGACCGCAGGCGGCAGCAGGAGTTCGCGCTCGACGTGCCGCCCTTCAAGCTGTTCCTGCTGAAGATCGTGGCCCTGTCCGCCGCGGTCCTCACGGTGACGATGATGCTCGCCAGCTACAAGGGCGCCCCGGTCGTGCTGATCATCCTCGGCGTCCTCGTCGTCGGCTTCGGCTATGTGATGCGCAACGCCGTCATCGGCCGCCACATCTACGCCATCGGCGGCAACCTGCCCGCGGCGAAGCTGTCCGGTGTGCGGGACAAGAAGGTCACCTTCCTGGTCTTCCTCAACATGGGCATGCTCGCGGCGCTGGCCGGTCTGGTCTTCGCGGCCCGCTTCAACGCGGCCTCGCCGAAGGCCGGTGTGAACTTCGAGCTGGAGGCGATCGCGGCCTCGTTCATCGGCGGCGCGTCGATGAGCGGTGGCGTGGGCACGGTCCTCGGCGCGATCATCGGCGGTGTCGTCCTCGGTGTGCTCAACAACGGCATGAACCTCGTCGGCGTCGGCAGCGACTGGCAGCAGGTCATCAAGGGCCTGGTGCTGCTCGCGGCGGTCGGCTTCGACGTCTGGAACAAGCGCAAGGTCGGCTCGTAACGTGCCGGTGGGGCCCCGTGGACTACGGTCCACGGGGCCCCATTTTGCTTTGTGCGCGTCAGGAACCACTTGGCGTCTCGACGTCTCGGGAAGACAGGAACCGGTGAACGAACGGGTGGAAGAACTGGTGAAGGAACCCTTCGGCGAACTCGCCGACGGCACGGAGGTCCACCGCTGGTCGCTGGAGAACGGCGGCACCCGGCTGAAAGTCCTGTCGTACGGCGGCATCGTCCAGTCCCTGGAACTCCCCGACGGCCGCGGCGGACACACCAACGTCTCGCTCGGCTTCGACACCGTCGAGGCGTACGAGACGTCCAGCCCGTACTTCGGCGCGATCATCGGCCGGTACGGCAACCGCATCGCCAAGGGCCGGTTCAGCCTCGACGGCGAGGACCACGAGCTGCCCGTCAACGACGGCGGCCACAACCTGCACGGCGGGCCCGAGGGATTCGACCGGCGGGTCTGGGACGTGACGGGGTTCGCCTCCGGCGGCGACGTGGGCCTGGTCCTGCGGCGCACCAGCCCCGACGGCGAGATGGGCTACCCCGGCACGCTCACCGTGCGGGTCACCTACACCCTCACCGCCCGCGGCGACTGGCGCGTCGACTACGAGGCGACCACCGACC
This sequence is a window from Streptomyces ortus. Protein-coding genes within it:
- the chvE gene encoding multiple monosaccharide ABC transporter substrate-binding protein is translated as MRNRKAALTAIAAAASLALTLSACGQDSDGGSESDKGDAKGGTVGIAMPTKSSERWIADGANVEKNLKAAGYKTKLAYGEDDPDTQVSQIENMITQGVKALIIAAIDNKSLDNVLQQAKEADIPVISYDRLILNSPNVDYYASFDNEKVGELQGGYIVDKLGLKDGSKKGPFNVELFAGSNDDNNTQYFFKGAMNALQPYIDKKQIVIKSGQTKLNQVTTLRWDGGTAQKRMDDLLTSAYKSAKVDAVLSPYDGISIGILSALKSDDYGSKSKPLPIVTGQDAEVASVKSIIADQQTQTVYKDTRKLAEVAANMVDSVLQDKKPETNDTKTYDNGAKVVPAYLLDPVNVDKSNYKEVVVDSGYIKESDLK
- the mmsA gene encoding multiple monosaccharide ABC transporter ATP-binding protein — protein: MAGPVLEMRSIVKTFPGVKALSDVSLSVRPGEVHAICGENGAGKSTLMKVLSGVHPHGTYEGDILFEGESCRFKDIRASEQHGIVIIHQELALVPYLSIAENIFLGNEHATRGFISWTETLRHATELLRRVGLDEHPDTRVADIGVGKQQLVEIAKALSKKVKLLILDEPTAALNDEDSGKLLELILGLKDQGITSIIISHKLNEIETVADSVTILRDGRSIETLDVKAAETTEDRIISGMVGRDLDHRFPERTPHEPEVGAAPALEIRNWTVHHPIDQQRKVVDDVSIQVRRGEIVGIAGLMGAGRTELAMSVFGRTYGRYAGGTVFKDGKEIRTKTVSDAVKHGIAYVTEDRKHFGLNLIDTINRNISLSALGKVAKGGVVDEHQERQVSEGFRKSMNIKAPTVFEPVGKLSGGNQQKVVLSKWIFAGPDVLILDEPTRGIDVGAKFEIYTVIDKLAAEGKAVVFISSELPELLGMCDRIYTMSAGRLTGEVQRAEATQEVLMRQMTKDKR
- the mmsB gene encoding multiple monosaccharide ABC transporter permease, yielding MSTNVTAKSPAPAPAGKGGSTGGGDGLLQLMMDGMRRNMRQYGMLIALGLIVVLFAVWTDGDLLLPRNVSNLVLQNSYILILAIGMMLVIIAGHIDLSVGSLTAFVGAVAAVLMVKHDVDWPIAVVLCLLLGAAAGAAQGFFIAYLGIPSFIVTLAGMLTFRGLTEIFLEGQTLGPFPEGLQKVSNGFLPEVGPDTNYHNLTLLLGFAVIAFIVLQEFRDRRRQQEFALDVPPFKLFLLKIVALSAAVLTVTMMLASYKGAPVVLIILGVLVVGFGYVMRNAVIGRHIYAIGGNLPAAKLSGVRDKKVTFLVFLNMGMLAALAGLVFAARFNAASPKAGVNFELEAIAASFIGGASMSGGVGTVLGAIIGGVVLGVLNNGMNLVGVGSDWQQVIKGLVLLAAVGFDVWNKRKVGS